A region from the Dysidea avara chromosome 15, odDysAvar1.4, whole genome shotgun sequence genome encodes:
- the LOC136245088 gene encoding gamma-aminobutyric acid type B receptor subunit 2-like isoform X2, with protein MWGNEGHYCITRGLDKSLGTRCGGLRNAGNKGLRYSSMEKRKCSSVPAMYNLIQQTDPSQPTKLMILGPACSVANIPMGEMAEKYFHLTQVSYTASSPVFGDKENYPRFFRTIPEIKQFFDGYSEVLKKMNWNRVAVIYYDDDFTLNVGLNTVQILRSNGVHVVLSELVTHGSEDHAIRMIKQVDARIIIAWPPLAPKRAVVTLWCRVIKNGLAGPDFVWLFPGWFHPSWWNVNDDECTAKEMGSSLDHSLVLVANSEVKSNLSRIIVSKKTMAQYEEELADKSTLSDVKTDVFLSVGFVYDAIWTIALALNSSISVLAERGLGQLEDFTYSSVEMADVFTEAVANVSFEGISGDVSFKEDSAQPASLQILQYQNGTATAVMIFDPLLSTDKLYSLPNRSLIWQGGYIPKDSPAPSVLTSTLAEQVIAGVLSSFGILSTIFFFSFNVYYSNHRVVKRSSYRLNSFILVGVCVGFVGTLLYVVVLDDDMPEPLTTTICNARVWSNEIAFVVTFGTLFVKIWRLYKLFFNKKLVKHRYLSDKYLFLRVAVIAIPSLVLLIVQSAVFPLTLHTITTVSEDDSSVKKIYAVCSGGHEFVFLAVTFTLHAILALFSVLLAFVTQRHIPKVGNYHKFHESAVINLTSILAIMVSSICQAIVIIFRLNDVQEGTLLLITLRDCLWMYPMVYVLFTPKVYRVKCSSVHKKFPSARDSFTNTTQVSALSLFERKCETTIINVDHDSLYNDCGVFISSDVPLATQKDVKRSMVYENKGVILSADCGTNNTYKRSLAVRSSIITNSTVLINIRLQVEDNQETSENN; from the exons ATGTGGGGAAACGAGGGTCATTACTGCATTACGAGGGGATTAGACAAAAGTTTAGGTACCAGGTGTGGGGGTTTACGCAACGCTGGAAACAAAGGATTAAGATACAGTTCTATGGAGAAAAGAAAG TGCTCATCAGTTCCAGCAATGTACAATCTGATTCAACAAACTGATCCTTCACAACCAACTAAACTGATGATCCTCGGACCTGCCTGTTCTGTTGCTAATATCCCAATGGGAGAGATGGCTGAGAAGTATTTCCACCTTACACAG GTATCCTATACAGCCAGCTCTCCGGTGTTTGGAGATAAAGAGAACTACCCCAGGTTTTTTCGGACAATACCTGAGATAAAACAATTTTTTGATGGATACAGTGAAGTCCTAAAAAAGATGAATTGGAATAGAGTAGCAGTGATATATTATGATGATGACTTTACACTGAAT GTTGGACTAAACACGGTTCAGATATTGAGGAGCAATGGAGTTCATGTTGTTTTGAGTGAGCTTGTTACACATGGCAGTGAAGATCATGCTATTAGGATGATCAAG CAAGTCGATGCTAGAATTATCATAGCATGGCCACCGTTGGCACCTAAAAGAGCTGTTGTGACCCTCTGGTGTAGG GTGATTAAAAATGGACTAGCTGGACCAGATTTTGTCTGGCTATTCCCTGGCTGGTTTCACCCTAGCTGGTGGAATGTTAATGATGATGAATGCACTGCGAAAGAAATGGGATCTTCCCTAGATCATTCCTTAGTACTTGTAGCTAATagtgaagtgaaaagtaacctGTCAAGAATTATAGTGTCTAAGAAG ACCATGGCACAGTATGAGGAAGAATTAGCTGATAAGAGCACTTTAAGTGATGTCAAGACAGATGTGTTTTTAAGTGTTGGCTTTGTTTATGATGCTATCTGGACAATTGCTCTAGCCTTAAACTCATCTATATCAGTACTTGCAGAAAGAGGATTAGGACAGCTGGAGGACTTCACTTACAGTTCAGTTGAGATGGCAGATGTTTTTACTGAAGCTGTTGCGAATGTGTCATTTGAAGGAATTTCA GGAGATGTGTCGTTTAAGGAGGACAGTGCTCAACCTGCTTCTCTACAAATATTGCAGTATCAAA ATGGCACCGCCACAGCAGTGATGATATTTGATCCATTGCTTTCTACTGATAAGTTGTATAGCCTGCCTAATAGAAGCCTGATTTGGCAAG GTGGTTATATTCCAAAAGATTCTCCTGCCCCTTCTGTTTTGACCAGTACGTTAGCTGAACAAGTGATAGCTGGTGTTTTGTCTTCATTTGGCATCCTGTCCACTATATTCTTCTTCAGTTTTAATGTTTACTACAGTAATCACCG GGTAGTGAAACGAAGCAGTTATCGTCTTAACTCATTCATCTTAGTCGGAGTATGTGTAGGGTTTGTAGGGACCTTACTATATGTTGTTGTACTTGATGATGACATGCCTGAACCTCTCACCACAACAATTTGTAAT GCTAGGGTGTGGAGTAATGAAATAGCCTTTGTGGTCACCTTTGGAACACTTTTTGTTAAAATTTGGAGACTCTACAAACTATTTTTTAATAAGAAACTGGTAAAGCAt AGGTATTTATCTGACAAGTATTTATTCCTGAGAGTTGCTGTCATTGCTATACCATCATTGGTGTTATTGATTGTTCAAAGTGCTGTGTTTCCTTtaacactacacaccattacaactGTCAGTGAG GATGATTCTTCTGTTAAGAAGATTTATGCAGTGTGTAGTGGAGGACATGAATTTGTGTTTTTAGCTGTTACTTTTACACTCCACGCTATACTAGCCTTGTTCAGTGTGCTATTAGCATTTGTGACACAGAGACACATCCCAAAGGTTGGAAATTACCACAAATTCCATGAGTCAGCTGTAATAAACCTGACTAGTATCCTGGCTATTATGGTGTCCTCTATTTGCCAAGCTATTGTGATCATTTTTCGTTTAAATGATGTTCAAGAGGGAACACTTTTGTTGATAACACTTCGTGATTGCCTATGGATGTATCCAATGGTATATGTGCTGTTTACTCCAAAG GTATATCGTGTAAAGTGTTCTTCTGTGCACAAGAAATTTCCTTCAGCTCGTGATTCATTCACCAACACAACACAAGTTTCAGCTTTGTCATTGTTTGAGAGAAAGTGTGAAACTACAATTATAAATGTGGACCACGATAGTTTATATAATGACTGTGGAGTATTTATCAGTTCTGATGTTCCTCTTGCTACCCAAAAGGATGTCAAACGTTCGATGGTGTATGAAAACAAAGGTGTCATTTTGAGTGCAGACTGTGGGACAAATAATACCTACAAAAGGAGTTTAGCTGTTCGCAGTAGCATTATAACAAATTCTACCGTCCTTATTAATATTCGACTTCAGGTAGAAGACAACCAAGAGACAAGtgaaaataattaa
- the LOC136245088 gene encoding gamma-aminobutyric acid type B receptor subunit 2-like isoform X3, translated as MYNLIQQTDPSQPTKLMILGPACSVANIPMGEMAEKYFHLTQVSYTASSPVFGDKENYPRFFRTIPEIKQFFDGYSEVLKKMNWNRVAVIYYDDDFTLNVGLNTVQILRSNGVHVVLSELVTHGSEDHAIRMIKQVDARIIIAWPPLAPKRAVVTLWCRVIKNGLAGPDFVWLFPGWFHPSWWNVNDDECTAKEMGSSLDHSLVLVANSEVKSNLSRIIVSKKTMAQYEEELADKSTLSDVKTDVFLSVGFVYDAIWTIALALNSSISVLAERGLGQLEDFTYSSVEMADVFTEAVANVSFEGISGDVSFKEDSAQPASLQILQYQNGTATAVMIFDPLLSTDKLYSLPNRSLIWQGGYIPKDSPAPSVLTSTLAEQVIAGVLSSFGILSTIFFFSFNVYYSNHRVVKRSSYRLNSFILVGVCVGFVGTLLYVVVLDDDMPEPLTTTICNARVWSNEIAFVVTFGTLFVKIWRLYKLFFNKKLVKHRYLSDKYLFLRVAVIAIPSLVLLIVQSAVFPLTLHTITTVSEDDSSVKKIYAVCSGGHEFVFLAVTFTLHAILALFSVLLAFVTQRHIPKVGNYHKFHESAVINLTSILAIMVSSICQAIVIIFRLNDVQEGTLLLITLRDCLWMYPMVYVLFTPKVYRVKCSSVHKKFPSARDSFTNTTQVSALSLFERKCETTIINVDHDSLYNDCGVFISSDVPLATQKDVKRSMVYENKGVILSADCGTNNTYKRSLAVRSSIITNSTVLINIRLQVEDNQETSENN; from the exons ATGTACAATCTGATTCAACAAACTGATCCTTCACAACCAACTAAACTGATGATCCTCGGACCTGCCTGTTCTGTTGCTAATATCCCAATGGGAGAGATGGCTGAGAAGTATTTCCACCTTACACAG GTATCCTATACAGCCAGCTCTCCGGTGTTTGGAGATAAAGAGAACTACCCCAGGTTTTTTCGGACAATACCTGAGATAAAACAATTTTTTGATGGATACAGTGAAGTCCTAAAAAAGATGAATTGGAATAGAGTAGCAGTGATATATTATGATGATGACTTTACACTGAAT GTTGGACTAAACACGGTTCAGATATTGAGGAGCAATGGAGTTCATGTTGTTTTGAGTGAGCTTGTTACACATGGCAGTGAAGATCATGCTATTAGGATGATCAAG CAAGTCGATGCTAGAATTATCATAGCATGGCCACCGTTGGCACCTAAAAGAGCTGTTGTGACCCTCTGGTGTAGG GTGATTAAAAATGGACTAGCTGGACCAGATTTTGTCTGGCTATTCCCTGGCTGGTTTCACCCTAGCTGGTGGAATGTTAATGATGATGAATGCACTGCGAAAGAAATGGGATCTTCCCTAGATCATTCCTTAGTACTTGTAGCTAATagtgaagtgaaaagtaacctGTCAAGAATTATAGTGTCTAAGAAG ACCATGGCACAGTATGAGGAAGAATTAGCTGATAAGAGCACTTTAAGTGATGTCAAGACAGATGTGTTTTTAAGTGTTGGCTTTGTTTATGATGCTATCTGGACAATTGCTCTAGCCTTAAACTCATCTATATCAGTACTTGCAGAAAGAGGATTAGGACAGCTGGAGGACTTCACTTACAGTTCAGTTGAGATGGCAGATGTTTTTACTGAAGCTGTTGCGAATGTGTCATTTGAAGGAATTTCA GGAGATGTGTCGTTTAAGGAGGACAGTGCTCAACCTGCTTCTCTACAAATATTGCAGTATCAAA ATGGCACCGCCACAGCAGTGATGATATTTGATCCATTGCTTTCTACTGATAAGTTGTATAGCCTGCCTAATAGAAGCCTGATTTGGCAAG GTGGTTATATTCCAAAAGATTCTCCTGCCCCTTCTGTTTTGACCAGTACGTTAGCTGAACAAGTGATAGCTGGTGTTTTGTCTTCATTTGGCATCCTGTCCACTATATTCTTCTTCAGTTTTAATGTTTACTACAGTAATCACCG GGTAGTGAAACGAAGCAGTTATCGTCTTAACTCATTCATCTTAGTCGGAGTATGTGTAGGGTTTGTAGGGACCTTACTATATGTTGTTGTACTTGATGATGACATGCCTGAACCTCTCACCACAACAATTTGTAAT GCTAGGGTGTGGAGTAATGAAATAGCCTTTGTGGTCACCTTTGGAACACTTTTTGTTAAAATTTGGAGACTCTACAAACTATTTTTTAATAAGAAACTGGTAAAGCAt AGGTATTTATCTGACAAGTATTTATTCCTGAGAGTTGCTGTCATTGCTATACCATCATTGGTGTTATTGATTGTTCAAAGTGCTGTGTTTCCTTtaacactacacaccattacaactGTCAGTGAG GATGATTCTTCTGTTAAGAAGATTTATGCAGTGTGTAGTGGAGGACATGAATTTGTGTTTTTAGCTGTTACTTTTACACTCCACGCTATACTAGCCTTGTTCAGTGTGCTATTAGCATTTGTGACACAGAGACACATCCCAAAGGTTGGAAATTACCACAAATTCCATGAGTCAGCTGTAATAAACCTGACTAGTATCCTGGCTATTATGGTGTCCTCTATTTGCCAAGCTATTGTGATCATTTTTCGTTTAAATGATGTTCAAGAGGGAACACTTTTGTTGATAACACTTCGTGATTGCCTATGGATGTATCCAATGGTATATGTGCTGTTTACTCCAAAG GTATATCGTGTAAAGTGTTCTTCTGTGCACAAGAAATTTCCTTCAGCTCGTGATTCATTCACCAACACAACACAAGTTTCAGCTTTGTCATTGTTTGAGAGAAAGTGTGAAACTACAATTATAAATGTGGACCACGATAGTTTATATAATGACTGTGGAGTATTTATCAGTTCTGATGTTCCTCTTGCTACCCAAAAGGATGTCAAACGTTCGATGGTGTATGAAAACAAAGGTGTCATTTTGAGTGCAGACTGTGGGACAAATAATACCTACAAAAGGAGTTTAGCTGTTCGCAGTAGCATTATAACAAATTCTACCGTCCTTATTAATATTCGACTTCAGGTAGAAGACAACCAAGAGACAAGtgaaaataattaa
- the LOC136245088 gene encoding gamma-aminobutyric acid type B receptor subunit 1-like isoform X1 has product MYVVRVGVSRLLCESGDFMIRLLLLFVFANSLSCQCGRNGSTDIHVIGFFPCTDKNDTRKVPVDNCDGIDRIPIMELALEEINGMCDLLPGYRLVVDYANSACSSVPAMYNLIQQTDPSQPTKLMILGPACSVANIPMGEMAEKYFHLTQVSYTASSPVFGDKENYPRFFRTIPEIKQFFDGYSEVLKKMNWNRVAVIYYDDDFTLNVGLNTVQILRSNGVHVVLSELVTHGSEDHAIRMIKQVDARIIIAWPPLAPKRAVVTLWCRVIKNGLAGPDFVWLFPGWFHPSWWNVNDDECTAKEMGSSLDHSLVLVANSEVKSNLSRIIVSKKTMAQYEEELADKSTLSDVKTDVFLSVGFVYDAIWTIALALNSSISVLAERGLGQLEDFTYSSVEMADVFTEAVANVSFEGISGDVSFKEDSAQPASLQILQYQNGTATAVMIFDPLLSTDKLYSLPNRSLIWQGGYIPKDSPAPSVLTSTLAEQVIAGVLSSFGILSTIFFFSFNVYYSNHRVVKRSSYRLNSFILVGVCVGFVGTLLYVVVLDDDMPEPLTTTICNARVWSNEIAFVVTFGTLFVKIWRLYKLFFNKKLVKHRYLSDKYLFLRVAVIAIPSLVLLIVQSAVFPLTLHTITTVSEDDSSVKKIYAVCSGGHEFVFLAVTFTLHAILALFSVLLAFVTQRHIPKVGNYHKFHESAVINLTSILAIMVSSICQAIVIIFRLNDVQEGTLLLITLRDCLWMYPMVYVLFTPKVYRVKCSSVHKKFPSARDSFTNTTQVSALSLFERKCETTIINVDHDSLYNDCGVFISSDVPLATQKDVKRSMVYENKGVILSADCGTNNTYKRSLAVRSSIITNSTVLINIRLQVEDNQETSENN; this is encoded by the exons ATGTACGTTGTGCGTGTTGGCGTCAGCCGGCTACTGTGTGAGTCGGGAGATTTTATGATCCGTTTGTTGCTCTTGTTCGTTTTTGCAAATTCTTTGAGCTGTCAATGTGGAAGAAATGGATCGACTGATATTCACGTGATCGGCTTCTTCCCCTGCACGGACAAGAATGATACAAGGAAGGTCCCCGTGGATAACTGTGATGGGATAGATAGGATACCAATCATGGAGTTAGCTCTGGAGGAGATTAATGGGATGTGTGACCTGCTGCCGGGATATCGACTAGTTGTGGACTATGCGAACTCTGCT TGCTCATCAGTTCCAGCAATGTACAATCTGATTCAACAAACTGATCCTTCACAACCAACTAAACTGATGATCCTCGGACCTGCCTGTTCTGTTGCTAATATCCCAATGGGAGAGATGGCTGAGAAGTATTTCCACCTTACACAG GTATCCTATACAGCCAGCTCTCCGGTGTTTGGAGATAAAGAGAACTACCCCAGGTTTTTTCGGACAATACCTGAGATAAAACAATTTTTTGATGGATACAGTGAAGTCCTAAAAAAGATGAATTGGAATAGAGTAGCAGTGATATATTATGATGATGACTTTACACTGAAT GTTGGACTAAACACGGTTCAGATATTGAGGAGCAATGGAGTTCATGTTGTTTTGAGTGAGCTTGTTACACATGGCAGTGAAGATCATGCTATTAGGATGATCAAG CAAGTCGATGCTAGAATTATCATAGCATGGCCACCGTTGGCACCTAAAAGAGCTGTTGTGACCCTCTGGTGTAGG GTGATTAAAAATGGACTAGCTGGACCAGATTTTGTCTGGCTATTCCCTGGCTGGTTTCACCCTAGCTGGTGGAATGTTAATGATGATGAATGCACTGCGAAAGAAATGGGATCTTCCCTAGATCATTCCTTAGTACTTGTAGCTAATagtgaagtgaaaagtaacctGTCAAGAATTATAGTGTCTAAGAAG ACCATGGCACAGTATGAGGAAGAATTAGCTGATAAGAGCACTTTAAGTGATGTCAAGACAGATGTGTTTTTAAGTGTTGGCTTTGTTTATGATGCTATCTGGACAATTGCTCTAGCCTTAAACTCATCTATATCAGTACTTGCAGAAAGAGGATTAGGACAGCTGGAGGACTTCACTTACAGTTCAGTTGAGATGGCAGATGTTTTTACTGAAGCTGTTGCGAATGTGTCATTTGAAGGAATTTCA GGAGATGTGTCGTTTAAGGAGGACAGTGCTCAACCTGCTTCTCTACAAATATTGCAGTATCAAA ATGGCACCGCCACAGCAGTGATGATATTTGATCCATTGCTTTCTACTGATAAGTTGTATAGCCTGCCTAATAGAAGCCTGATTTGGCAAG GTGGTTATATTCCAAAAGATTCTCCTGCCCCTTCTGTTTTGACCAGTACGTTAGCTGAACAAGTGATAGCTGGTGTTTTGTCTTCATTTGGCATCCTGTCCACTATATTCTTCTTCAGTTTTAATGTTTACTACAGTAATCACCG GGTAGTGAAACGAAGCAGTTATCGTCTTAACTCATTCATCTTAGTCGGAGTATGTGTAGGGTTTGTAGGGACCTTACTATATGTTGTTGTACTTGATGATGACATGCCTGAACCTCTCACCACAACAATTTGTAAT GCTAGGGTGTGGAGTAATGAAATAGCCTTTGTGGTCACCTTTGGAACACTTTTTGTTAAAATTTGGAGACTCTACAAACTATTTTTTAATAAGAAACTGGTAAAGCAt AGGTATTTATCTGACAAGTATTTATTCCTGAGAGTTGCTGTCATTGCTATACCATCATTGGTGTTATTGATTGTTCAAAGTGCTGTGTTTCCTTtaacactacacaccattacaactGTCAGTGAG GATGATTCTTCTGTTAAGAAGATTTATGCAGTGTGTAGTGGAGGACATGAATTTGTGTTTTTAGCTGTTACTTTTACACTCCACGCTATACTAGCCTTGTTCAGTGTGCTATTAGCATTTGTGACACAGAGACACATCCCAAAGGTTGGAAATTACCACAAATTCCATGAGTCAGCTGTAATAAACCTGACTAGTATCCTGGCTATTATGGTGTCCTCTATTTGCCAAGCTATTGTGATCATTTTTCGTTTAAATGATGTTCAAGAGGGAACACTTTTGTTGATAACACTTCGTGATTGCCTATGGATGTATCCAATGGTATATGTGCTGTTTACTCCAAAG GTATATCGTGTAAAGTGTTCTTCTGTGCACAAGAAATTTCCTTCAGCTCGTGATTCATTCACCAACACAACACAAGTTTCAGCTTTGTCATTGTTTGAGAGAAAGTGTGAAACTACAATTATAAATGTGGACCACGATAGTTTATATAATGACTGTGGAGTATTTATCAGTTCTGATGTTCCTCTTGCTACCCAAAAGGATGTCAAACGTTCGATGGTGTATGAAAACAAAGGTGTCATTTTGAGTGCAGACTGTGGGACAAATAATACCTACAAAAGGAGTTTAGCTGTTCGCAGTAGCATTATAACAAATTCTACCGTCCTTATTAATATTCGACTTCAGGTAGAAGACAACCAAGAGACAAGtgaaaataattaa